The following coding sequences are from one Arthrobacter sp. PvP023 window:
- a CDS encoding ABC transporter substrate-binding protein yields the protein MIELRAGSLRTRLVTVAAAAIAAGLLISGCGGGAAPQGAEQAAAADPASGANASGSVNICGVKDASGIYKGTAEAFTKANGKVTAKYTEIGATTDEARTQIVQRLEGKSTECDIFLTDVIWTSEFASQGWLLDQTKLVEANKDRLIPSTVETTKYQDKYWASPFFTNAGLVYYQKDKVAKPETWQQLYAEAAKAPGNGYVYQGKQYEGLTVNFLEMLYSAGGEVLDDKGEVAIDSPETRKVLDFMSNGLKNGSADRAVLTYNEDPARLAYESGNFGYQRNWPHVYRLLNATSLAGSFGVAPLPAWEGGKASGVLGGWNLAISAHATNQSGAVAFIDFATTPEWQKHVAMDYSQAPVNEAAYSDAAVLQKMPFATELLASVKGAKPRPISPVYPQISQAIYKNVYAVLSGTASAEDAVKKMAEEITTAKASF from the coding sequence ATGATCGAACTGCGCGCAGGTTCCCTGCGGACACGTTTGGTGACTGTCGCCGCAGCGGCTATCGCCGCGGGCCTCCTGATCAGCGGTTGCGGCGGGGGAGCCGCGCCCCAGGGTGCGGAACAGGCGGCAGCTGCCGATCCGGCGTCGGGCGCTAATGCCAGTGGCAGCGTCAATATCTGCGGCGTCAAGGACGCGTCGGGTATCTACAAAGGCACTGCGGAGGCATTCACCAAGGCGAACGGCAAGGTCACGGCCAAGTACACCGAGATCGGCGCCACCACAGACGAGGCCCGCACCCAGATCGTCCAGCGGCTCGAAGGTAAGTCGACTGAATGCGATATCTTCCTCACTGACGTCATCTGGACCTCCGAGTTCGCCTCCCAGGGCTGGCTGCTGGACCAGACCAAGCTGGTAGAGGCCAACAAGGACCGGCTCATTCCGTCCACGGTGGAGACCACCAAGTACCAGGACAAGTACTGGGCCTCGCCGTTCTTCACGAACGCCGGACTGGTCTACTACCAGAAGGACAAGGTGGCCAAGCCTGAGACCTGGCAGCAGCTCTACGCAGAAGCAGCCAAGGCTCCCGGCAACGGATACGTCTACCAGGGCAAACAGTACGAGGGCCTGACGGTGAACTTCCTCGAGATGCTCTACAGCGCAGGCGGCGAAGTGCTCGACGACAAGGGCGAGGTGGCCATTGATTCGCCGGAGACCCGCAAGGTCCTCGATTTCATGAGCAACGGGCTCAAGAACGGCTCAGCTGACCGCGCCGTCCTGACCTACAACGAAGACCCCGCCCGTCTCGCTTATGAGTCCGGCAACTTCGGCTACCAGCGCAACTGGCCGCATGTGTACCGCCTGCTCAACGCCACATCGCTGGCCGGCAGCTTTGGCGTGGCGCCGCTGCCCGCATGGGAAGGCGGCAAGGCGTCCGGCGTGCTGGGTGGCTGGAACCTGGCCATCTCCGCCCACGCCACGAACCAGTCCGGGGCTGTGGCGTTCATCGACTTTGCCACCACGCCGGAATGGCAGAAGCACGTGGCCATGGATTACTCCCAGGCCCCGGTCAATGAAGCCGCCTATTCTGATGCGGCAGTTCTCCAAAAGATGCCCTTCGCCACCGAACTGCTCGCGTCCGTCAAGGGTGCCAAGCCCCGCCCGATCTCCCCGGTCTACCCGCAGATCTCCCAGGCGATCTACAAGAACGTCTATGCCGTCCTTTCCGGTACAGCCTCCGCGGAGGACGCCGTGAAGAAGATGGCCGAGGAGATCACCACCGCCAAGGCGAGCTTCTAA
- a CDS encoding carbohydrate ABC transporter permease encodes MANKTLVPGRGVNGRDRAERRLAVRMTAPSLVIMALVAAVPIGYAIWLSLNQYSVRTAGLSRFVGLENYISALSSSEWWAAFGQTFLFAGLSVSLELALGTAMALLLNLAFKGRALLRTVVLLPYAIITVVSAITWQTMFQPNMGLVTNVLSALGLPGGDVVWLGEHGYAMAVIVLADVWKTTPFAALIILAGLQVISSETYEAAELDGASKWQAFVHITLPLLRPAIVLAAIFRTMDALRVFDLPFVLTRGANGTESMSMLAYTQLRENRLVGEGSALSILTFLTVMVVSVIYVRFAGGNIREVAKEEQ; translated from the coding sequence ATGGCCAATAAGACACTTGTTCCCGGTCGCGGAGTGAACGGCCGCGACCGGGCCGAGCGGCGGCTGGCGGTCCGCATGACCGCCCCCTCCCTGGTCATCATGGCCCTGGTGGCGGCGGTCCCCATTGGCTACGCGATCTGGCTCTCCCTGAACCAGTACAGCGTCCGCACTGCAGGACTCTCCCGGTTCGTCGGTCTGGAGAACTACATCTCCGCCCTGAGCAGCTCTGAATGGTGGGCTGCCTTCGGCCAGACCTTCCTCTTCGCCGGACTTTCGGTCTCCTTGGAACTGGCGCTCGGTACGGCCATGGCCTTGCTGCTCAACCTCGCGTTCAAGGGCCGCGCCCTCCTGCGCACCGTGGTTCTGCTGCCCTATGCCATCATCACCGTGGTCAGCGCCATCACTTGGCAGACGATGTTCCAGCCAAACATGGGCCTGGTAACCAACGTCCTCTCCGCCCTCGGACTGCCCGGCGGCGACGTCGTCTGGCTCGGCGAGCACGGATACGCCATGGCCGTGATCGTTCTGGCCGACGTCTGGAAGACCACGCCGTTTGCGGCACTCATCATCCTGGCAGGCCTGCAGGTCATCTCCTCCGAGACCTACGAGGCCGCAGAACTCGACGGCGCCAGCAAGTGGCAGGCATTTGTACACATCACCCTGCCGCTCTTGCGTCCTGCAATCGTCCTAGCGGCGATCTTCCGCACCATGGATGCCCTGCGCGTCTTCGACCTGCCGTTCGTGCTCACCCGCGGCGCGAACGGCACCGAGTCCATGTCGATGCTGGCCTACACCCAGTTGCGCGAAAACCGGCTCGTGGGCGAAGGGTCGGCGCTGTCCATCCTGACCTTCCTGACCGTCATGGTGGTCTCCGTCATTTACGTCCGCTTCGCCGGCGGCAACATCCGCGAAGTCGCCAAGGAGGAACAATGA
- a CDS encoding carbohydrate ABC transporter permease, with amino-acid sequence MSTLTAERPTAEPATRPRAPKRRLRGEAKLNPLVWVFVVAVMGFSLIPFYWLVNTSLKKGASLSQGELFPSQPTFENYLVVFQNPEFLLALRNSVIIAVVTTTVALVFASFAAYALARLKMRRKALILTLILSVTTFPAIAIAAPLFSIWREIGLYDTLLGLIIPKLTFALPLAIYTLTSFFKEIPRELEESAYMDGATPFTAFRKVILPLAVPGLATTAILVFISVWNEFLLAVTLTTSPEARPVPVAIAFFSGTSEFDQPLGTISAASVIITVPLVILVLLCQKRIVSGMTAGAVKG; translated from the coding sequence ATGAGCACGCTGACTGCAGAACGCCCGACGGCGGAACCCGCCACCCGCCCCAGGGCACCGAAGCGTCGGCTCCGGGGCGAAGCGAAACTGAACCCCCTTGTTTGGGTGTTCGTCGTAGCCGTCATGGGCTTCTCGCTCATCCCGTTTTACTGGCTGGTCAACACCTCGCTCAAGAAGGGGGCGAGCCTGTCCCAGGGCGAGCTCTTCCCGAGCCAGCCCACCTTTGAGAACTACCTTGTGGTATTCCAGAACCCCGAGTTCCTCCTGGCCCTGCGCAACTCGGTGATTATCGCCGTCGTCACCACCACAGTGGCACTGGTGTTTGCATCGTTCGCTGCTTATGCCCTGGCCAGGCTGAAGATGCGCCGCAAGGCCTTGATCCTGACGCTGATCCTCTCGGTGACAACTTTCCCGGCCATCGCCATCGCGGCCCCGCTGTTCTCCATCTGGCGGGAAATCGGCCTGTACGACACACTCCTTGGCCTCATCATCCCGAAGCTGACGTTCGCCTTGCCGCTGGCGATCTACACGCTGACGTCCTTCTTCAAGGAGATCCCGCGGGAACTTGAGGAATCCGCGTACATGGATGGCGCCACGCCGTTCACGGCCTTCCGCAAAGTCATCCTGCCCCTGGCGGTCCCCGGCCTGGCCACGACGGCGATCCTGGTGTTCATCTCGGTCTGGAACGAATTCCTCCTTGCCGTCACCCTGACCACCTCGCCGGAGGCCCGCCCGGTCCCGGTCGCGATTGCCTTCTTCAGCGGAACCAGCGAGTTCGACCAACCGCTGGGCACCATCAGCGCCGCGTCGGTGATCATCACGGTCCCGCTCGTCATCCTTGTGCTCTTGTGCCAGAAACGCATCGTTTCGGGCATGACGGCCGGCGCCGTCAAGGGCTAG
- a CDS encoding Gfo/Idh/MocA family protein, with the protein MSIQQQAPSATLKVGVVGIGWAGQQHLKAYSNIDGVEIVAVAGMEAELLARLKEEYSIPHAFARWEDMIELEGLDAVSVAVPTFLHAPISIAALERGLHVLSEKPLARNGVEGQAMVDAAREAGRVLDVAFNHRRRGDIQALKEVIDDGTLGRPYYAKASWLRRQGIPMLGSWFTNPELAGGGPLADIGVHVLDYALHLLGEPKVLAVSASTHSELGPRGLGGNARYTASNSSHKFEVEDFASAFIRLEGGGTLILEAGWASYRDERDLMDFTVYGTDGGAELRSVGASENPVADVHVFTEKDGENADFEVVAEPGRAHQAVVDDFVAAVRGGETVWGSHDGSLALSRALILDACYKSALEKREVVL; encoded by the coding sequence GTGAGCATTCAGCAGCAGGCCCCGTCCGCAACCCTCAAGGTGGGAGTTGTGGGTATCGGTTGGGCCGGCCAGCAGCACCTCAAGGCGTACAGCAACATCGACGGCGTCGAAATTGTCGCCGTCGCGGGCATGGAAGCAGAACTCCTTGCCCGGCTGAAGGAGGAGTACAGCATTCCCCATGCCTTCGCCCGCTGGGAAGACATGATCGAGCTTGAGGGCCTCGACGCCGTCAGTGTCGCCGTGCCCACTTTCCTGCACGCACCGATCTCGATTGCAGCCTTGGAACGCGGGTTGCACGTCCTGAGCGAAAAGCCGTTGGCCCGCAACGGCGTGGAAGGGCAGGCGATGGTGGACGCAGCCCGCGAGGCAGGGCGGGTCCTGGACGTCGCGTTCAACCACCGCCGCCGCGGCGACATCCAAGCCCTCAAGGAAGTGATCGACGACGGCACGCTGGGCCGCCCGTACTACGCCAAAGCATCCTGGCTCCGCCGCCAGGGCATTCCGATGCTGGGCAGCTGGTTCACCAACCCGGAGCTCGCCGGCGGAGGTCCGTTGGCGGACATCGGCGTGCACGTCCTGGACTACGCACTGCACCTCCTTGGCGAACCCAAAGTCCTGGCCGTCTCGGCCTCGACCCATTCCGAACTCGGTCCGCGCGGCCTTGGCGGCAACGCCCGCTACACCGCCTCGAACTCCAGCCACAAGTTCGAAGTGGAAGACTTCGCGTCCGCCTTCATCCGGTTGGAAGGCGGAGGGACGCTCATCCTGGAAGCCGGATGGGCCAGCTACCGCGACGAACGGGACCTGATGGACTTCACTGTCTACGGAACCGACGGCGGTGCCGAGCTGCGCTCTGTCGGCGCTTCCGAGAATCCCGTGGCCGACGTGCACGTTTTCACTGAAAAGGACGGCGAAAACGCGGACTTTGAAGTGGTGGCCGAACCCGGACGCGCCCATCAGGCCGTCGTCGATGACTTCGTTGCCGCCGTGCGCGGCGGCGAGACAGTGTGGGGCAGCCACGATGGGTCACTAGCCCTCAGCCGCGCCCTGATTCTCGATGCCTGCTACAAATCCGCCCTCGAAAAACGTGAAGTGGTGCTCTGA
- a CDS encoding ThuA domain-containing protein, producing the protein MSDSKLRIVVWNEAVHEARNEPATIGEMYPEGIHGAIAAGLRAYYPDSEISTATLADPEHGLSEEVLEQTDVLLWWGHIAHQEVSDEVVERVQRHVLGGMGLVVLHSGHFAKIFTRLLGTTCSLKWRNEGERELVWTVKPSHPIAAGIESPIVIPKQEMYGELFDIPEPDDLIFISSFAGGEVFRSGVTFSRGKGRIFYFSPGDQEYPVYHQPQIQKVIANGVAWVAQPERFREAPEVSNPTRGWFEQP; encoded by the coding sequence ATGTCTGATTCAAAACTCAGGATTGTTGTCTGGAACGAGGCCGTGCACGAGGCCCGCAACGAGCCTGCAACCATCGGCGAGATGTACCCCGAAGGGATCCACGGCGCCATCGCCGCCGGGCTCCGCGCCTACTACCCGGACTCCGAAATCTCCACAGCTACGCTGGCTGATCCCGAGCACGGGCTCTCCGAGGAGGTCCTGGAGCAGACCGACGTGTTGCTGTGGTGGGGTCACATCGCGCACCAGGAAGTCAGCGACGAGGTGGTGGAGCGAGTGCAGCGCCACGTGCTGGGTGGCATGGGCCTGGTAGTCCTGCACTCGGGGCACTTCGCCAAGATCTTCACCCGGCTGCTGGGCACCACGTGCTCGCTGAAGTGGCGCAACGAAGGCGAACGCGAACTCGTGTGGACGGTCAAGCCTTCCCACCCGATCGCGGCCGGCATCGAAAGCCCCATCGTCATCCCCAAGCAGGAGATGTATGGCGAACTGTTCGATATTCCGGAACCCGATGACCTGATCTTCATCAGCTCCTTCGCCGGCGGCGAGGTGTTCCGTTCCGGTGTGACGTTCTCCAGGGGAAAGGGCCGAATCTTCTACTTCAGCCCCGGCGACCAGGAATACCCGGTGTACCACCAGCCGCAAATCCAGAAGGTCATCGCCAACGGCGTTGCTTGGGTGGCCCAGCCGGAGCGGTTCCGGGAGGCACCTGAGGTCTCCAACCCCACCCGGGGCTGGTTCGAGCAACCTTAG
- a CDS encoding Gfo/Idh/MocA family protein has product MTTSAHSSRPSPPVSRPLGVAAIGYAFMGKAHSNAWRNVASFFDVPAIEQKVLVGRDGTQVAEAAAKYGWAESATDWRAVIERDDIDIVDICAPGWMHAEIAIAALAAGKHVLVEKPLANTIAEAEAMTAAAAEARDCGVQSMIGFNYRRVPALALARELIAEGRLGTVRHVRAAYLQDWLSDAESPVTWRLRKETAGSGALGDIASHAIDQVQHLTGQTVTEVTGTLRTFVTERPGPGGAEKVTVDDAAWATLGMTGNISASVEASRVATGQKNSLKLEIYGSLGSLTFDLENLNELNFLDAGLPVREQGFRRILVNEPEHPYLEAWWPQGHIIGWEHTFPHQIRDFLLAIRDGRQPSPSFDDGLQIQRVLTAVEESAKNRSTVTAVAASTGRGVPRWEKDDPDDLYAALPGVVSGG; this is encoded by the coding sequence ATGACCACCTCCGCGCACTCATCCCGCCCTTCGCCGCCGGTTTCGCGCCCGCTCGGCGTGGCCGCCATTGGTTACGCCTTCATGGGGAAGGCCCATTCGAATGCGTGGCGGAACGTGGCCAGTTTCTTCGACGTCCCGGCCATCGAGCAGAAAGTGCTCGTAGGCCGGGACGGCACCCAGGTGGCCGAAGCCGCAGCCAAGTACGGCTGGGCCGAGTCCGCCACGGACTGGCGTGCCGTCATTGAACGGGACGATATCGACATCGTGGACATTTGTGCCCCGGGCTGGATGCACGCCGAAATCGCCATCGCTGCACTGGCCGCCGGTAAGCACGTCCTCGTGGAAAAGCCGCTCGCGAACACCATCGCGGAGGCCGAGGCCATGACGGCAGCCGCCGCTGAAGCCCGGGACTGCGGTGTGCAGTCGATGATCGGCTTCAACTACCGCCGTGTCCCTGCCTTGGCACTGGCACGCGAGCTCATTGCAGAAGGCCGGCTGGGCACTGTCCGGCACGTTCGCGCCGCCTACCTGCAGGACTGGCTCTCCGACGCCGAGTCTCCCGTGACGTGGCGGCTCCGCAAGGAAACGGCCGGATCCGGAGCGTTGGGTGACATCGCCTCGCACGCCATCGACCAAGTCCAGCACCTCACCGGTCAAACCGTCACTGAGGTGACCGGAACGTTGAGGACTTTTGTCACCGAACGTCCCGGCCCCGGCGGTGCGGAGAAAGTGACAGTCGACGACGCCGCCTGGGCCACCCTTGGCATGACGGGGAACATCAGCGCGTCCGTGGAGGCATCCCGGGTTGCCACGGGTCAAAAAAACTCGCTCAAGCTCGAAATCTACGGTTCCCTCGGGTCGCTGACGTTTGACCTCGAGAACCTGAACGAACTGAACTTCCTCGATGCCGGCCTTCCCGTCCGGGAGCAGGGATTCCGGCGGATTCTCGTGAACGAGCCCGAGCACCCGTACCTCGAAGCGTGGTGGCCGCAGGGCCACATCATCGGGTGGGAGCACACGTTCCCCCACCAGATCCGGGACTTCCTCCTTGCGATTCGGGACGGAAGGCAGCCGTCGCCGTCGTTCGACGACGGGCTCCAGATCCAGCGCGTCCTGACCGCGGTCGAAGAGTCCGCCAAAAACAGGAGCACCGTCACAGCGGTTGCAGCCTCCACCGGACGAGGCGTCCCACGCTGGGAGAAGGACGACCCGGACGACCTTTACGCGGCGCTGCCGGGCGTTGTCTCCGGCGGCTGA
- a CDS encoding CsbD family protein → MGLGDRIHNAAERLHGKGKKAAGEASGNRRMRAEGRGQAIKADLKQAGEKFRHAFKRH, encoded by the coding sequence ATGGGTTTGGGTGACAGGATCCACAACGCCGCGGAGCGACTTCACGGCAAGGGAAAGAAAGCCGCCGGCGAGGCCAGCGGCAACCGCCGGATGAGGGCAGAAGGCAGGGGTCAGGCAATCAAGGCCGACCTCAAGCAGGCCGGCGAAAAATTCAGGCACGCCTTCAAGCGGCACTAA
- a CDS encoding rhamnogalacturonan lyase, with protein sequence MAYPAKCSLPQKAGRFRKTAPVAAAATLAAATLAFTGVPLAQADPAQAAPAKTDASPAYPAQAAQFPAQSGKSALKRQVENLDRAPVAVLTDQGATLSWRMLGLDRDSIGFHVIRDGVQLTVDPIRNATMYVDPEGTASSKYVIKAVGNGDGQNQLTGEFTPMAQNYLAIKLDKPADGVTKDGKPYTYSANDASVADLDGDGKYEILQAWAPSNAKDNSQSGYTGNVYVDAYKMDGTKLWRIDLGHNIRAGAHYTQLLAYDFDGDGKAELSMKTADGTTDGAGTVIGDPSADYRTTAGYVLSGPEFLTVFNGASGTIMDTVNYDPPRGSVAAWGDGYGNRVDRFLGAVAYLDGEHPSMMFSRGYYTRTVLVTYDLVNGKLVQRWKFDSDVAGTEYKGQGNHNLSVADVDQDGKDEFVFGSMTIDDNGKPLYNTKLGHGDAIHTGDLDPSRPGLETFAVHESMSQSGNRGATFRDAATGEILWSIPAIKDTGRGAAGDIDPRYAGAEGWAIGGSAAWNSPVGQLMSSKGELIAENIPAANFLAWWDGDLLREIVDHDYDAATSVGVPTISKWNWETETSDRLLTATGARTNNTTKGNPSLQADLLGDWREELAFPSGDSAELRIYTTTSPTEVRLRTLMHDPMYRTGVARENVAYNQPPHPSFFIGEGMETPAMPSVTYVGADK encoded by the coding sequence TTGGCATACCCCGCGAAATGTTCCCTTCCCCAAAAGGCCGGACGGTTCAGAAAAACGGCGCCAGTGGCCGCCGCGGCAACTCTGGCGGCCGCCACCCTCGCATTCACCGGCGTCCCGCTGGCCCAGGCGGACCCCGCCCAGGCGGCCCCCGCCAAGACGGATGCCAGCCCGGCGTACCCCGCCCAGGCGGCCCAGTTCCCGGCCCAGTCAGGCAAGTCCGCGCTCAAACGCCAGGTGGAAAACCTGGACCGTGCGCCCGTGGCGGTTCTCACGGACCAGGGCGCAACGCTCAGCTGGCGGATGCTGGGCCTGGACCGGGACAGCATCGGCTTCCATGTGATCCGCGACGGCGTGCAGCTCACGGTGGATCCCATCCGGAACGCCACCATGTACGTCGATCCGGAGGGGACTGCGTCCTCCAAGTACGTCATCAAGGCTGTCGGCAACGGTGACGGGCAGAATCAGCTCACCGGGGAGTTCACTCCGATGGCGCAGAACTACCTGGCCATCAAGCTGGACAAGCCGGCCGACGGTGTCACCAAGGACGGCAAGCCCTATACGTACTCAGCCAACGACGCCAGCGTGGCGGACCTTGACGGCGACGGCAAATACGAGATCCTCCAGGCGTGGGCGCCGTCCAACGCCAAGGACAACTCGCAGTCCGGCTACACCGGCAACGTCTATGTGGACGCCTACAAGATGGACGGCACCAAGCTGTGGCGCATCGATCTGGGCCACAACATCCGGGCGGGCGCGCACTACACCCAGCTGCTCGCCTACGATTTCGACGGCGACGGCAAGGCCGAGCTGTCGATGAAGACTGCGGACGGCACCACGGACGGCGCCGGCACCGTGATCGGCGACCCGTCGGCGGACTACCGCACCACCGCCGGCTATGTCCTCTCCGGGCCTGAATTCCTGACAGTTTTCAACGGCGCCAGCGGCACCATCATGGACACCGTCAACTACGACCCGCCGCGCGGATCCGTGGCCGCGTGGGGCGACGGCTATGGCAACCGCGTGGACCGTTTCCTCGGCGCAGTGGCGTACCTGGACGGCGAGCACCCGTCCATGATGTTCAGCCGGGGCTACTACACCCGGACCGTCCTGGTCACCTATGACCTTGTCAACGGCAAGCTGGTGCAGCGCTGGAAGTTTGATTCCGACGTCGCCGGCACAGAATACAAGGGCCAAGGCAACCACAACCTGTCCGTGGCTGACGTGGACCAGGACGGCAAGGACGAGTTCGTTTTCGGCTCCATGACCATCGACGACAACGGCAAGCCGCTGTACAACACCAAGCTGGGCCACGGCGACGCCATCCACACGGGCGACCTGGACCCGTCCCGGCCCGGCCTGGAAACCTTCGCCGTGCACGAAAGCATGAGCCAGAGCGGGAACCGGGGCGCCACCTTCCGCGACGCCGCCACGGGCGAAATCCTGTGGAGCATTCCGGCCATCAAGGACACCGGGCGCGGCGCTGCGGGGGATATCGACCCCCGCTATGCCGGCGCTGAAGGGTGGGCGATCGGGGGCAGTGCCGCCTGGAACTCGCCGGTGGGGCAATTGATGTCCTCGAAAGGTGAACTGATCGCGGAGAACATCCCGGCCGCGAACTTCCTGGCCTGGTGGGACGGGGACCTGCTGCGCGAAATCGTGGACCACGACTATGACGCCGCCACGTCCGTCGGCGTGCCCACTATCTCCAAGTGGAACTGGGAGACCGAAACGAGCGACCGGCTCCTGACCGCCACGGGCGCCCGGACCAACAACACCACCAAGGGCAACCCGTCACTGCAGGCTGACCTGCTGGGTGACTGGCGCGAGGAGCTGGCCTTCCCGTCCGGCGACAGCGCCGAGCTGCGGATCTACACCACCACGTCGCCCACGGAGGTGCGGCTCCGCACCCTGATGCACGATCCGATGTACCGCACCGGGGTGGCTCGTGAAAACGTGGCCTACAACCAGCCCCCGCACCCGAGCTTCTTCATTGGCGAAGGAATGGAAACTCCGGCGATGCCGTCAGTCACCTACGTCGGCGCCGACAAGTAA
- a CDS encoding cation:dicarboxylate symporter family transporter, giving the protein MKLPSPLVPDASSAAPKTPLYKSLFFQILVAVCLGVGIGHFWPDLGSALRPLGDGFIQLIKMIIAPLIFLVIVTGISAVGDVKAVGRVGVKALLYFTGATLFALVFGLVVGNIVQPGAGLNIDPNTLSQDALNAKTGTAPPKDAGAFLLGIIPTSVVGAFASNSLLQVLCFSVFFGAAIVVVGRERCLPVVTLLETVLELFFKIMGWVMRVAPVGAFGAMAFIIGQYGLGSLSTYALLIAACYGAAIIFIGLLFVVAWVYPRVPLWQFIKYSREEFLLALGTASTESVLPRIMTKLTNAGCSRATTGLVVPTGYSFNLDGAALYLSISLLFLAQAFGHNLDLGQQLAALGILMLTSKGMAGVPGSAFLALSATAAALGIFPVAGVALLLGADRLMDSMRVSVNLLGNCVATFVVAKWEGQFDREAMLRAFRGEAEESTTADGATAGGALEAPAAVEPAGAAEPAAVR; this is encoded by the coding sequence ATGAAACTCCCCTCGCCCCTGGTGCCCGACGCAAGCAGCGCGGCCCCGAAGACGCCGCTCTACAAATCGCTCTTCTTCCAGATTCTGGTGGCCGTGTGCCTGGGCGTCGGGATCGGCCACTTCTGGCCGGATCTCGGCTCGGCCCTGCGGCCGCTGGGCGACGGTTTCATCCAGCTAATTAAGATGATCATCGCCCCGCTGATCTTCCTGGTGATTGTCACGGGCATCTCGGCCGTGGGCGACGTGAAGGCCGTGGGCAGGGTAGGCGTGAAGGCGCTGCTGTACTTTACCGGCGCCACGCTCTTCGCCCTGGTGTTCGGCCTGGTGGTGGGCAACATTGTCCAACCCGGCGCGGGCCTGAACATCGATCCGAACACGCTGTCCCAGGATGCCCTCAACGCCAAGACCGGAACGGCCCCGCCCAAGGACGCCGGCGCGTTCCTGCTGGGCATCATTCCCACCAGCGTGGTGGGTGCCTTCGCTTCCAACAGCCTGTTGCAGGTGCTCTGCTTTTCGGTGTTCTTCGGCGCAGCCATCGTGGTGGTCGGCCGTGAACGCTGCCTGCCCGTGGTGACGCTCCTGGAGACGGTGCTGGAGCTCTTCTTCAAGATCATGGGCTGGGTGATGCGTGTTGCCCCGGTGGGCGCGTTCGGCGCCATGGCGTTCATCATCGGCCAGTACGGACTCGGCTCGCTGAGCACTTACGCGCTGCTGATCGCGGCCTGCTACGGTGCGGCCATCATCTTCATCGGGCTGCTGTTCGTGGTGGCCTGGGTGTATCCGCGGGTTCCGCTGTGGCAGTTCATCAAGTACAGCCGCGAGGAGTTCCTGCTGGCGTTGGGCACGGCGTCCACCGAGTCTGTTCTGCCGCGGATCATGACCAAGCTGACCAACGCCGGCTGCTCCCGGGCCACCACGGGACTCGTGGTTCCCACCGGCTACTCCTTTAATCTGGACGGCGCCGCGCTGTACCTGTCCATCTCCCTGCTGTTCCTGGCCCAGGCCTTCGGGCACAACCTCGACCTTGGGCAGCAGCTCGCGGCCCTGGGCATCCTGATGCTGACGTCCAAGGGCATGGCGGGCGTCCCCGGTTCGGCCTTCCTGGCGCTCTCGGCCACCGCGGCCGCCCTGGGCATCTTCCCGGTGGCCGGCGTGGCCTTGCTCCTGGGCGCCGACCGCCTCATGGACTCCATGCGTGTCTCGGTGAACCTGCTGGGCAACTGCGTGGCCACGTTCGTGGTGGCCAAATGGGAAGGCCAGTTCGACCGGGAGGCCATGCTCCGCGCCTTTCGCGGGGAAGCGGAGGAAAGCACGACGGCGGACGGCGCGACGGCGGGCGGCGCACTGGAGGCTCCTGCCGCCGTCGAGCCTGCCGGTGCTGCCGAACCGGCGGCGGTGCGGTAA